From the Orcinus orca chromosome 7, mOrcOrc1.1, whole genome shotgun sequence genome, the window GCGCCCCGGCTCCCGTTCCCAGCCAGCCTGGCCCCGAAGCCCCTCCACACGCCCTCCAGCCCCCAGGCCATGTGGCCGGCTCTCAGCGGGGACCTTCCTCGTAGGTGCTATCCCTCCTCACCCATGGTCTGGGACAGGTCTGTCCACGGGACCCAGCAGACTTGAGCCCACAGGCCATGGCTGGGCAGGCAcaccgcctccctccctccccatcctggCCTTCTAGAGGATTCCAAAGTCATGAGAACACCTTGGGGACACTGGCCCGGGGTGCCCTGTGGGATTGCGGTTGGCGGAAGTGGCTGCGTGTCCGGCCCACCTGCAGGCGAGGTGCTCAGGTGTGTCCGACTGGCTGTCCGGGAACACTCACCCCTGCGCCGGGGGCTCTGATGGCCTTAGGGACACCACCTGGCAGGGAGGCGTGCAAGCCTGTGACCGGGCCAGCTCTGTgtcccacagtctctgccctggGCGGCCTCTTGGCGAGGGTCCTGGCACGGCCCCCAGCCCCCCGGGGGAGGGTAAATCCTCACACGCCACGGCCTCCACGGGCGGAAGGTGTGCCCGGTGACTCTGGGCCTGTAGAGGTGTGCACCAGAGGCAGGCGGTGCAACCCGCCACGGCCTGGGCACCTCGCCGGCCCCAACACGGGGGCCGAGGGTGCCCCGTGGGCCCGGGGAGGATGCAGCGCCACCGGGCATCAGGGAAGGAGTGGGGTCTGCTGACCAGGAGCAGTCCGTGGAGGTGTCAGCCCAGCGAGGccccccacccaccagcctccGCTTCCTGGCTGTGTGCTGGGAGGTCGCTCCAGGCCTGACGCTGCCCTCCctgcacccccaccccccaccccagcactttGTCTGCGCCAAGTGTGAGAAGCCGTTCCTGGGGCACCGGCACTATGAGAAGAAGGGCCTGGCCTACTGTGAGACCCACTACAACCAGGTAGGGCCCGGGACAGGGGAGGCAGGAGCTGCGGGGAGCCGGCAGGGCGCAGGCTGGGAAGGCGGCTGTGTGCATGGCAGGAGAGGACACGGGCCGGCCCCCAGGGCCCCGCCGTGGGTGCTGAGGCCAGGCCTGTGAGCTCAGGGTCTCGGGACCGGGGCAGCGCTCGGGGCCTCAGCGTCCCCATTTGAGAAACGTGCCTTGTGGCCCAGGCCTGCCCCGGGCACTGAATGAGATGGCAGTGTTAAGTCCTGGGCTCTTGGGGTGACATATACTAccatcccctcccccctgccAGGCTTGGCGAAGCTGCCCAGCCTTCCTGGCACAGAGGACAGGGTTACTGCCTTGCCCACACTTCTCAGGACACGGGCGGGAGCAAAGGGGCCTTAGGGGGAGCAATGCCTCCACCTGCTGTCTTTCCCAGAGGGGAGTTCTGATGGGCCCTCAGGCCTGAGGCTGTGCCCTGGCAGGAGGCTGATGAGAGCTGCcctttggggggtgggtggggaccaCACTCCTGGCTCTGAGCTTGGGGCACGAATGCCTGCAGCATGTTTAACACCCGCTCTGTCCACAGCTCTTTGGGGACGTCTGCTACACCTGCAGCCACGTGATCGAGGGCGATGGTAAGGCCCCTGTCCCTGtgcccccttcctgccccaggccccGTTCCTCCGCGCTCTCTGGGCTGTGGGTCCTGCAGCTGCGTGCCCAGCTGGCCCTCCGTGTGCACAGCTGGGCCTCTGGCTGGCCTGGGGGGCGGCCGCTAAGCCCCCATCTGCCCCTCACAGTGGTGTCGGCCCTCAACAAGGCCTGGTGTGTGCACTGCTTCTCCTGTTCTACCTGCAACAGCCGGCTCACCCTGAAGTAAGTCGTGCTGGCTCCCAGGGGTCGGGGGCCGAGGAGGGCAGAGACCTGCAGggtgtccccccccacccccggagccCATCAGGGGCTCACGTTGGAGTCGGCTTGCCACGGGCTCTACCCTTCGTCGGACCCTCCCTGAACGACCACTGTTATCaggccctgggggtgcagtgggagCAGGGGCAGCCCCAGCCCCGAGAAGGCAGGTCCAGGGACCCCCCCGGGGCATGGTGGGAGGAAGAGTCACACTAGCCTCCGCACTCGGAAGGGCGCCggcctctggggagggaaggacaCTCTGGCTCAGGGAGCAGGAAACACGCTCAGAGCCAAAGGAGCCAGACCTCACCTAGGAGGCTGAGAGGGGAAGGACAGCTGGAGcagtgaggtgaggtgaggtgcGGCCCGGCGTCTGAGGACAAGAGGGAAGGTTCTGGAGTTTCAGCATTCCAGAGAAGTCTCTAGGCAGAAAGGGAGGCTTGGAGGCCCGTCTCCTCATCTCCCATGGCGTCCGGCCAGAAGGTGCCCCCCGGACCTGGCCGGCTGGCGGGGGGACAGGCTGGGGTAGGGGAGGTGGTGGGCTCTGGGCCGGGGGTCCGAGGAGACCCCGGCTCTCCTGGCCGCTGCCCCTCCTGTACAGGAACAAGTTTGTGGAGTTCGACATGAAGCCCGTGTGTAAGAGGTGCTACGAGAAGTTCCCGCTGGAGCTGAAGAAGCGGCTGAAGAAGCTGTCGGAGCTGGCAGCCCGCAGGGCGCAGCCCAAGTCCGCGGGCCTCCAGCCCGCCTGAGAGGCCCGCCCGCCGCCCGCATCGTCCTCCTGCTCCCCCCGGCTTCGCCGCCCGCCCCCGCTGCCCGAACCTGTGGCTTCTCCCTGCCTCTCCGCTCAGCATCCCCCCCCCAAGGCGTCccgtccctcccctccctccttccacgaGGCCAGAGGCCACGGGGCAGGGGCCTGGGCGTGGCAAGCCTGTGACACGTCCTCGTCCACAGCTTCGGCCCGAGGTCTTCCAGGGACAGAAGCAAGTAGGGCCAGGGTCACCTGGGCCGGCCTGTCCTGACCTGTCCCATCCCCGCAGGAGGCCTCGTGGCTCGCATTCTGTGGCAGCTTGGCCAGCCTCTGCCCCCCGTGGCACAGGTGCAGCCCACGGCCAGGCGGCCGCCCGGACCCCAGGGCCATGTGGGTGGGCGCCCCCGGGGAGCCACCCTGCAGTCCCCCGACCACGCACGCGCTCAGCCAAGCAGGAGCCTCGTGCCCAGGCCAGGCCGGCGAGTCCTGCTTCTTCAGCCCACGCAGCAGCGGGAGGGCCCCCGCTCGCCCCGCCGCCAGGGCACCCGCTGACTACCCGGTGCAGCCTGGGGCCAGGAGGTGGTGGGCTCTGGTGGGCGGCTCATTCCTGCCCTCCGGGGAGGACAGCGTGGGACCCTGGGGTTGGGACTCACACTTGCACAACGAATGAAGGCTTTTCTACACGACCCCAGCGCTTGCGTGGTTTGTGACATTGCGGTGGATATGCTGCCGCAGGGTTAGGGAAACAGACGCCAGACCGGACAGGCATCCCAGGGCCAGGCTGCCGACAGAGACCCTCAGTCCTTGAAGGCTGGCCCGGTGGGTGGAGTCGGGGGACAGGTTCCGACAGGGCTGGCGGGGGCCGTGGGCGCCCAGCCCAGGCTCCGAGGCCCCGCGTGCGGCTCCGCCCTCGGGGCAGCGAAGCCAGCAACCACCTCCAGCAGACCCTCCTGGCGGCAGCCCGTGTCCGGTGCCGGgcgggggaaggaggaaaggtgtgCAGAGGGGCCTGTAGCAAGCGTCTCTGCAGTCTgaggcagaggaag encodes:
- the LIMS2 gene encoding LIM and senescent cell antigen-like-containing domain protein 2 isoform X6, with product MYTAIPGKYLPQVPSEILSHKPVHLGSLPILQTGKLGLRELSGKILRFHLHSTWEKILQVAFRSGAGIRHLCRPCHNREKAKGLGKYVCQRCHLVIDEQPLMFRNDAYHPDHFSCTHCGKELTAEARELKGELYCLPCHDKMGVPICGACRRPIEGRVVNALGKQWHVEVCPRDPADLSPQAMAGQAHRLPPSPSWPSRGFQSHENTLGTLARGALWDCGWRKWLRVRPTCRRGAQVCPTGCPGTLTPAPGALMALGTPPGREACKPVTGPALCPTVSALGGLLARVLARPPAPRGRVNPHTPRPPRAEGVPGDSGPVEVCTRGRRCNPPRPGHLAGPNTGAEGAPWARGGCSATGHQGRSGVC